One Luteimonas sp. MC1825 DNA segment encodes these proteins:
- a CDS encoding phosphoglycerate kinase yields MTILRMTDLDLAGKRVLVRQDLNVPVADGRVTSDQRITASLPTLRALLDAGAAVMVMSHLGRPTEGSWSEADSLAPVALRLSELLGRDVPLVREYLDGADVAPGQLVLLENCRMNVGEKADDEALAKRYAALCDVFVMDAFGTAHRAQASTHGVIRHAAQAVGGPLLMAELDALAKALHAPARPLLAIVAGSKVSTKLELLSSLVGKVDQLIVGGGIANTFIAAQGHGVGASLHEADLLDTARDIMAKAHARGADIPVPTDVVVAPAFSADAPATVKAVDAIADGDMVLDIGPETAVRYAEMIAKAGTVLWNGPVGVFEFDAFGKGTETLARAIAASPAFSIAGGGDTLAAVDKYGIAGDISYISTGGGAFLEFLEGKVLPAVAALEQRGG; encoded by the coding sequence ATGACCATCCTCCGCATGACCGACCTCGACCTTGCCGGCAAGCGCGTCCTGGTGCGCCAGGACCTCAACGTGCCGGTGGCCGACGGCCGCGTCACCTCCGACCAGCGCATCACCGCGTCGCTGCCGACCTTGCGCGCGCTGCTCGACGCCGGTGCCGCGGTGATGGTCATGTCGCACCTCGGTCGTCCCACGGAAGGCAGCTGGAGCGAAGCGGATTCGCTCGCGCCGGTCGCCCTGCGCCTGTCGGAGCTGCTTGGCCGCGACGTGCCGCTGGTGCGCGAGTATCTCGACGGTGCCGACGTGGCGCCGGGCCAGCTGGTGCTGCTCGAGAACTGCCGCATGAACGTCGGCGAGAAGGCCGATGACGAAGCACTGGCGAAGCGTTATGCCGCGTTGTGCGACGTGTTCGTCATGGACGCCTTCGGCACCGCGCACCGCGCGCAGGCGTCCACCCACGGCGTGATCCGACACGCCGCGCAGGCGGTCGGCGGGCCGTTGCTGATGGCCGAACTCGACGCGCTGGCCAAGGCCCTGCACGCACCGGCGCGGCCGCTGCTGGCGATCGTCGCCGGCTCCAAGGTGTCCACCAAGCTCGAGCTGCTGTCGTCGCTGGTCGGCAAGGTCGACCAGCTGATCGTGGGTGGCGGCATCGCCAACACCTTCATCGCCGCGCAGGGCCATGGCGTCGGGGCCTCGCTGCACGAAGCCGACCTGCTGGACACCGCGCGCGACATCATGGCCAAGGCGCACGCGCGCGGCGCCGACATCCCCGTGCCGACCGACGTGGTGGTGGCACCGGCGTTCAGTGCCGACGCGCCTGCCACGGTGAAGGCGGTCGATGCGATCGCCGACGGCGACATGGTGCTCGATATCGGTCCGGAGACCGCCGTGCGCTACGCGGAGATGATCGCGAAAGCCGGCACGGTGTTGTGGAACGGCCCCGTCGGAGTGTTCGAGTTCGACGCGTTCGGCAAGGGCACCGAGACGCTGGCGCGCGCGATCGCGGCCTCGCCGGCGTTCTCGATCGCCGGCGGCGGCGACACGCTGGCGGCGGTCGACAAGTACGGTATCGCCGGCGACATCTCCTACATCTCCACCGGTGGTGGCGCGTTCCTGGAGTTCCTGGAGGGCAAGGTGCTGCCCGCCGTGGCCGCGCTGGAGCAGCGCGGCGGCTGA